The Mycolicibacterium cosmeticum sequence GATCTCTCGGTGGCGGATCAGCACCAACCGCGGCGACGATATCCGGGCCCGCTTCGTGGTGCTGGGTTCCGGATCGTTCAACCGCCCCAAACTCCCCGGAATCCCGGGTATCACGGATTTCGGCGGTCATATCTTCCACTCCTCGCGATGGGACTACGACTACACCGGCGGCGACGCCAGCGGCGGGCTGGACAAACTCGCCGACAAGACGGTCGCCCTGATCGGTACCGGTGCCACCGGCGTGCAGCTGGTGCCGTTCCTCGGCCGAGACGCCGAACACCTCTACGTCTTCCAACGCACACCGTCCACGGTCGACGAGCGCAACAACACCCCTACCGATCCGAACTGGGCCAAAGCCTTGCAGCCGGGCTGGCAGAAGAAACGCCAGCGCAATTTCCACTCGTGGACCTTCGAGGGAATGGCGTTGGGTCAGCCTGATTACGTCTGCGATTTCTGGACCGAGCTGGGCCGTAACACCGCCGCGCGGGTACTTGCACTGCCCGATCCAGCGTCGCTGACTCCCGAGCAGTTCGTCGGCATCAGGGAAGAAGAGGATTACAAGGTCATGGAACGGCTGCGCCGCCGTGTCGACAGCCTCGTCGATGACGCCGACACTGCCGAGGCGCTCAAACCGTACTACCGGTTCCTGTGCAAGCGGCCGTGCTCCAACGACGACTACCTGAGCACCTTCAACCGGCCCAACGTGACCCTCGTCGATGTGTCCGAATCCAAAGGTGTGGAGCGGATCACCGACACAGGGATCGTCGCAAACGGCGTCGAGTACGAGGTGGACTGCATCATCTTCGCCAGTGGCTTCGAGATCACCACCGAGATCAGTCGGCGCTACGCCATCGATACCATCGAAGGCCGCGACGGGCTGTCGCTCTACGACCATTGGCGCGACGGCTACAAGACGCTGCATGGGATGAGCAGCCACGGGTTCCCCAATCAGTTCTTCACCGGTTTCACCCAGGTCGGTATTTCGGCCAATATCTCGGCCAACTACGAAGTGCAGGGTGAGCACATCGCCTATGTCATCGCCGAAGCGCTCAACCGGGGCGCGGCGACGGTCGAGCCGACGCGGGACGCGCAGGACGCGTGGTGCGCAACCATCAAGGAGAATTACATCGACAACTCCGCCTTCGACGCCGAGTGCACACCGGGCTACTACAACAACGAGGGCGGCGGTGGAGGTGAGGGCATCCGTTCACATCTCGGTGAGCCCTACGGCCCGGGCTTCTACGCTTTCGCTGATCTGTTGGCGGCGTGGCGCGATAAGGGTGACCTCGCGGGATTGACGCTCGGGCATGAGGGCGACCCGGGTGCCTGAGCTGCGTTACGACGGGCGGGTCGCCGTTGTCACCGGCGGTGGCCGCGGTCTGGGCAGGTCCTACTGCCGGCTACTCGCGGCCCGGGGGGCGGCGGTCGTCGTCAACGATATCGGCGGTGGGCTGACCGGCGATGGTTGCGACCCGGGCCCGGCGGCCGACGTGGTGGCCGAGATAGGTTCCGCCGGCGGAGAGGCCACCGCCAGCACCGATTCGGTATCGACGGCCGACGGCGGTGCGGCGATCATCCAGACCGCGCTTGAGCGATACGGGCGCATCGACATCCTGATCCACAATGCCGGTAACGTGCGCAGGGCATCGCTGACGCAGATGTCGACCGACGACTTCGACGCCGTGCTGGACGTCCATCTGCGCGGCGCCTTTCATGTGGTGCGCGCGGCCTTCCCCCATATGCAACACGCGGGGTACGGGCGCATCGTGCTGACCTCGTCGATCGGCGGTCTCTACGGCAACCACGAGGTCGCCAATTACGCGGCAGGCAAGGCCGGCATCATCGGTCTGTCGAACGTCGCCGCGCTGGAAGGTGCAGTCCACGATATCCGTTCCAATGTCATCGTCCCGGCGGCGCTGACCCGGATGGCGGAGGGAATCGAGACGTCGGCGTACCCACCGATGAACGCTGAACTGGTGGCGCCGGCCGTCGGTTGGCTCTCCCACGAAAGCTGTTCTGTCACCGGCGAAATGTTCACTGCGATCGCCGGCCGGATTGCCCGCGTTGCCATCACCGAGGCCCGTGGTGTCTACCGGCCGGAATGGACTGTCGAAGATGTCGCCGCGCAGATCGACGGGATCCGCGATCTGAACGATCCGCTGGAATTCGTCGTCGTCCCCGACGGGCATGCCGACCACATCCGCTACAGCTTCAGCCAGGCCTTGCAAGGGGTAACCCATGACTGAGGCGGGGCCGCTGCGTGGCGTGCGTGTCGTCGACCTGACCGCCATGGTGATGGGTCCGTACTGCACACAGATCATGGCCGATATGGGCGCCGACGTCATCAAGATCGAACCGCCGGCCGGTGACAACACCCGGTACATCTCGGTCGGTCCCGCGTCGGGCATGTCCGGTGTGTTCGTCAACGTCAATCGCGGAAAGCGCAGCGCCGTACTGGATCTGCACACCGAGGACGGACAGGCGGCGTTACGTGCGCTGATAGCCGGGGCGGACGTTTTCATCCACTCGATGCGCGGCAAGGCCGTCGGCAAGCTGGGCTTCGATTACCAGGCGGTCGCTGCGATCAACCCGGGCATCGTCTACACCAACTGTTACGGCTACAGCCGTCGCGGCCCGGAAGGTGACCGCCCGGCCTATGACGACACCATCCAGGCGGAGTGCGGCCTAGCCGCGGTGCAAGAACAACTCACCGGCGAGGCCGACTACGTCGGGACGATCATGGCCGACAAGGTCGCCGGCCTGACCGCCCTTTACGCAACGATGATGGCGTTGTTCCACCGGGAGCGCACCGGGGAGGGCCAGGAGGTAGAGGTCGGCATGTTCGAGACGATGGCCTCGTTCATGCTCGTCGAGCACGCCAACGGCGCGATGTTCGATCCTCCGTTGGGACCCGCGGTATATCCACGGACGGTGGCTCCCAACCGCAAGCCGTACGCCACCAAGGACGGACACATTGCGGCGCTGATCTACAACGACAAACACTGGGATGCGTTCATCACCGCCGTTCGGCCGGAGTGGAATTCGGAGCTGTACGCGACGCTGGAACGTCGCGCCAAGCAGATCGACACCGTGTACGGGCTGATCGCGCAGACACTGCGCGAGCGCACCACCGATGAATGGCTGGCGTTGTTCCGCGAGCTGGAGATTCCGGCCGCGCCGATCCACACTCCCGATGCGTTGTTCGACGATCCGCATCTGGCTGCCGTCGGGCTGTTCGAGACGGTGCAGACCCAGCACGGCCCGGTGCGGTTCCCCGGTGTGCCGACATGGTTCTCGCGGACCCCCGGCCGCGTGCGGGGCTATGCGCCGGAACTGGGTGCCGACACCGCCGAGGTGCTCGCGGAGGTGGGGCTGACGATCGATGCAAAGCCCGCGCTGGGTTCGGGATAGGACGACACGTGGATTTCGAGATGGGGCCGCAGGCCGACGAATTACGCGGTCGACTGCGTGAGCTCATCAACGCCGCCGTACCGCCCGACTACCTGGGTGCCTTCACCGATGATCCGTCCGACCTGGATGTGGCGCAGCGCTTTTGCCGAACGCTGGCCCGAGGGGGTCTGTTGTGCATGTCCTGGCCGCAGGAGTTCGGTGGTCGGGACGCCTCGATATGGGAGCAGACCGTCGTCCGCGAGGAGATGTGGGCCCACCACGAGCCCCGCGGGGCGCAGTATATGGGGGTCAACTGGGTAGGGCCGATCATCATGCGACATGGCACCGACGCGCAGAAGCGCACCCACCTACCGCCTATCGCCGGCGGTGAGGTCATCTGGTGTCAGGGATTCTCCGAACCCGAGGCCGGATCGGATCTCGCGTCGCTGCGAACCACGGCCCGCCCCGACGCCGACGGTTGGCTGGTGAGCGGGCAGAAGATCTGGACGTCCTACGCGACGATGGCGCAATGGTGCTTTCTGCTGGCCAGAACGTCCAGAGAGGACAAGAAGCAACGCGGTCTGACCATATTTCTGGTGCCGATGTCGGATCCGGCGATCTCGGTGCGTCCCATCCGTAGCATCATGGGACCGCATCACCTCAACGAGGTGTTCTTCGACGACCTACGGGTGAGCGCCGATGATGTGCTCGGCGAAGTCGGTGCGGGTTGGTCGATCGTCCAGGATGTGTTGTCCTTCGAGCGGGTGGGTATCGCGCGGTACGCCCGCTGCGAGCGGTTGCTGCACGCCGCGCCGGATGTACTCGGCTCCGCATGGGATGACCTGCCCGATGAGCTGCGCGCCCGGTGGGCGCGAATGCTGCTGCACTGCCGGCGCGCTCGTCTCCTGGCCTACCGGCTGGTCGCACTACAAAGTGCCGGCCGGGTGCGCCCCGGCGACGCATCCGGATACCGGATCCTGGTGACCAAACTCGACCAGGACAGCGCCGAGGTGCTGATGGAGATTCTTGCGGCCGCGCCTGCGGATGGTGACCGGACCCCGTGGTTCCGTGGCGAGGTGGAGGACCACTGGAAGTACTCACAGGCCTCCACGGTGTCCTCCGGCAGCATCGAGATGCAGCGGATCCTGTTGTCCCGTGCGATGTTGGCGGCATCATGATCCTCGAACTCTCGGACGAAGCGAGAGAATACGGCCGTCAGGCCATGCGGGCATTTGAGTCCGCCGGTGGTGATCAGCTACTGCACCAGGCCGAGGCGAAGCCGGGAACCCGGGAAACACTCGTCGGCCCGATACTCGCCGGCCTCGGGGCCTGGGAGCTCGAGCCGTATGTGGACACCGACAGCCTGGAAGCGGCCGCGGCGCTGTGCCGCAGTGCCGGCTACTGGGCGGTGCCCTATCCGGTGGCCGAACGGCTCTGCCGTGAGACGGGTTCCGACGGCCTGGTGGTCGTGCCGGAGGTCAACCCCGCAGCCGCCGTCGGCGGACTCGCGCTCAACTGGGCGGCGGTCACCGTCAGTGGCAGGCGCGCCCAGGTGAGCGGTGTCGGACCGGCCGGCGCGGGCTTCGTCGCCGACCTGCAGCTCGGTCCGCCGACCGGTGCCACCGATGCCGCGCTGGCTCTGGTGTTGCCGTGCTGGACGCTGCTCGGAATGCTCGACCGGGCATTACATCTCACTGTCACCCATGTGAAGCTGCGTCAGCAGTTCGGTCAGCCACTGTCGGCATTCCAGGGCGTGCAGTTCCAGCTCACCGACGCCGAAGTCGAACGCAGTGGGCTGGAAATCCTGGCCAAACATGCGTTGTGGTCGGTGTCGACCACCCCGCATGATGCGCTCGATGACGCGCTGGCACTGCGACTCGCCGCGATCGAGGCCGCCGAAGTGGTGTTCCGGGTGTGCCATCAGCTGCACGGTGCGGTCGGCTTCTGTGATGAGACGACACTGTCCTGGTTGTCGAGGTACAGCCAGCCGCTGCGCCGGCTGCCATTCGGGCTGTCGGCGACCCGGACTCTGCTGGCCGATCAGGTTGGTCGGCGCGGCCTGACGGGTTTGTTCACCCCGTGAGCGATCTGAATGCGTTCCGCGCCGAGGTCCGGACCTGGTGTCGTGACCATGTACCCACCGACTGGCGGCCCGCGCAAACCGCGGTGTCCGACGCCGAATTCGTGGCTTTCCAGAAGGATTGGTTCGCCACGCTGCACAGGGCAGGATACGCGGTACCGCATTGGCCGGCCAGGTGGGGCGGCGGCATGTCGGTGGCGGAGCAGATCGTCCTCTACCAGGAGCTGGCCGCCCATGATGCACCACGTTTGGTGCTCGCCTTCGTCGGGATCCATCACGCCGCCTCCACTCTGCTGGCCGCGGGCACCGAGGAGCAGCGAAACCGGCACTTGCCGGCGATCCTCGACGGCCAGATTTGGGTGCAGGGGTTCTCCGAGCCCGAGGCCGGGTCGGATCTGGCTGCGTTGCGCACCACCGCGCGGCGCTCGGGCGATAGCTTCGTCGTCAAGGGTCAGAAGCTGTGGGCCAGTGGCGGTATGCACGCAGACTGGTGCCTGTTGCTGGCCCGCACCGATCCCGATGCGCCGAAACGTCTTGGCATCTCCTATTTTCTGCTGGACATGACGAGTCCCGGTGTGCAGGTGCGGCCCATCAAGAATGCCATCGGTGACGCGCACTTCTGCGAGATATTCCTCAACGATGTCGAGATCCCGGCCGCCAACCTGGTCGGTGAACAGAACCGGGGCTGGCAGGTGGCCCAGGAAACCCTCGGCGCCGAACGGGGAATGACGATGCTCGAGTTGGCCGAACGGCTGGGCAACGCCGGGTTCGGCTGGCTCGTCGAAGCATGTCGAGCGGTGACCGATCCCGTCGTCGAGGATCGGTTGGCGCAGTTCGACATCGAACTGACCGGGCTGCGCGCGATGTGTCGGGACCTGGTGATCGCATCCCATGCCGGCACGGCAGCACCGGCTGATGCCTCCATCGTCAAGTTGTACTACAGCGAACTGCTGCAGCGAATGACCGATTTCGGGGCCGAGGTGTGCGGTCTCGCTGCGCATACGGATGTGGCCAAACCCATGTCGAGCGGCTGGGAATCCGGCTCGTGGGTATTGGATTTCATTGGATCGTGGGAGTGGACGATTCCCGGCGGCGCC is a genomic window containing:
- a CDS encoding SDR family NAD(P)-dependent oxidoreductase; amino-acid sequence: MPELRYDGRVAVVTGGGRGLGRSYCRLLAARGAAVVVNDIGGGLTGDGCDPGPAADVVAEIGSAGGEATASTDSVSTADGGAAIIQTALERYGRIDILIHNAGNVRRASLTQMSTDDFDAVLDVHLRGAFHVVRAAFPHMQHAGYGRIVLTSSIGGLYGNHEVANYAAGKAGIIGLSNVAALEGAVHDIRSNVIVPAALTRMAEGIETSAYPPMNAELVAPAVGWLSHESCSVTGEMFTAIAGRIARVAITEARGVYRPEWTVEDVAAQIDGIRDLNDPLEFVVVPDGHADHIRYSFSQALQGVTHD
- a CDS encoding flavin-containing monooxygenase, which gives rise to MTISEAEAEQHGVIAAGECGPTSTPQDIDIDALREKYRVEREKRMRTEGSKQYIETGGEFAGFSEVDPHTPVVEREPIDTDIDVAVIGGGFAGLLCGAALRKAGVEDVHIIEQGGDFGGVWYWNRYPGIQCDNESYCYVPLLEELDFIPSKKFADGAEIYQHCRNIGKHFGLYDGVIFSTQVRDLKWDDQISRWRISTNRGDDIRARFVVLGSGSFNRPKLPGIPGITDFGGHIFHSSRWDYDYTGGDASGGLDKLADKTVALIGTGATGVQLVPFLGRDAEHLYVFQRTPSTVDERNNTPTDPNWAKALQPGWQKKRQRNFHSWTFEGMALGQPDYVCDFWTELGRNTAARVLALPDPASLTPEQFVGIREEEDYKVMERLRRRVDSLVDDADTAEALKPYYRFLCKRPCSNDDYLSTFNRPNVTLVDVSESKGVERITDTGIVANGVEYEVDCIIFASGFEITTEISRRYAIDTIEGRDGLSLYDHWRDGYKTLHGMSSHGFPNQFFTGFTQVGISANISANYEVQGEHIAYVIAEALNRGAATVEPTRDAQDAWCATIKENYIDNSAFDAECTPGYYNNEGGGGGEGIRSHLGEPYGPGFYAFADLLAAWRDKGDLAGLTLGHEGDPGA
- a CDS encoding CaiB/BaiF CoA transferase family protein, with protein sequence MTEAGPLRGVRVVDLTAMVMGPYCTQIMADMGADVIKIEPPAGDNTRYISVGPASGMSGVFVNVNRGKRSAVLDLHTEDGQAALRALIAGADVFIHSMRGKAVGKLGFDYQAVAAINPGIVYTNCYGYSRRGPEGDRPAYDDTIQAECGLAAVQEQLTGEADYVGTIMADKVAGLTALYATMMALFHRERTGEGQEVEVGMFETMASFMLVEHANGAMFDPPLGPAVYPRTVAPNRKPYATKDGHIAALIYNDKHWDAFITAVRPEWNSELYATLERRAKQIDTVYGLIAQTLRERTTDEWLALFRELEIPAAPIHTPDALFDDPHLAAVGLFETVQTQHGPVRFPGVPTWFSRTPGRVRGYAPELGADTAEVLAEVGLTIDAKPALGSG
- a CDS encoding acyl-CoA dehydrogenase family protein; protein product: MSDLNAFRAEVRTWCRDHVPTDWRPAQTAVSDAEFVAFQKDWFATLHRAGYAVPHWPARWGGGMSVAEQIVLYQELAAHDAPRLVLAFVGIHHAASTLLAAGTEEQRNRHLPAILDGQIWVQGFSEPEAGSDLAALRTTARRSGDSFVVKGQKLWASGGMHADWCLLLARTDPDAPKRLGISYFLLDMTSPGVQVRPIKNAIGDAHFCEIFLNDVEIPAANLVGEQNRGWQVAQETLGAERGMTMLELAERLGNAGFGWLVEACRAVTDPVVEDRLAQFDIELTGLRAMCRDLVIASHAGTAAPADASIVKLYYSELLQRMTDFGAEVCGLAAHTDVAKPMSSGWESGSWVLDFIGSWEWTIPGGASEIQRTIIGERGLGLPREPSMP
- a CDS encoding acyl-CoA dehydrogenase family protein yields the protein MGPQADELRGRLRELINAAVPPDYLGAFTDDPSDLDVAQRFCRTLARGGLLCMSWPQEFGGRDASIWEQTVVREEMWAHHEPRGAQYMGVNWVGPIIMRHGTDAQKRTHLPPIAGGEVIWCQGFSEPEAGSDLASLRTTARPDADGWLVSGQKIWTSYATMAQWCFLLARTSREDKKQRGLTIFLVPMSDPAISVRPIRSIMGPHHLNEVFFDDLRVSADDVLGEVGAGWSIVQDVLSFERVGIARYARCERLLHAAPDVLGSAWDDLPDELRARWARMLLHCRRARLLAYRLVALQSAGRVRPGDASGYRILVTKLDQDSAEVLMEILAAAPADGDRTPWFRGEVEDHWKYSQASTVSSGSIEMQRILLSRAMLAAS
- a CDS encoding acyl-CoA dehydrogenase family protein, which codes for MILELSDEAREYGRQAMRAFESAGGDQLLHQAEAKPGTRETLVGPILAGLGAWELEPYVDTDSLEAAAALCRSAGYWAVPYPVAERLCRETGSDGLVVVPEVNPAAAVGGLALNWAAVTVSGRRAQVSGVGPAGAGFVADLQLGPPTGATDAALALVLPCWTLLGMLDRALHLTVTHVKLRQQFGQPLSAFQGVQFQLTDAEVERSGLEILAKHALWSVSTTPHDALDDALALRLAAIEAAEVVFRVCHQLHGAVGFCDETTLSWLSRYSQPLRRLPFGLSATRTLLADQVGRRGLTGLFTP